Genomic DNA from Methanosarcina sp. MTP4:
TTATTCCTGTTTTTGGGTTTTACTTTGCTCATAGCTTCCTTGCCTTATATTTCATCTCATGCGGCCCATCTTCTTAACGATCGGACACTGAATTCTTTTGCTTCAGGAACTCTGATTCCGATGTGGGGCTTCTATTTCCAGCTAATTTACTGGGAGAGAAAAAACCATATGAAAATGTATATGAAAAGAGAAAAGGGACAGCAAAAACTGTATGCCCTTGGGGAAAAGGGTGGGAAACTGTGAACCTGAATACCGAATACATTAAAAAGCTGATGGGATGGTGTCCCTATGCAAAAACCACTGGAGTAGGACCCCGGCTTAGTCCTGATAATTTTGAAGCAAATGATCGATCTGGAGGAGAAAAAGGGGATCGGCCAGGAAGAGAAAAGCCCTTGATAAAGAGAAATTCGAAACAATTTCTCATTTCATTTTTCGTTTCTATATGTATCATTATATCCGGTACTGCATCAACCATAATGGAATCATTTATGAATTTCGTTTTTGTGCTGATGGGGTTCGGACTTCTTTTAGACACGCTTTCTAAGTCTGAAACCAATGCAAAATCATCAAAATTGATGTCAATTTGCAGTGTTGTTTTTTGGAGTGCTATGTGTTTTGGACTGCATTTTTATTTCAAATCGTCTGGAAGTATTGTAACGGCAAAATTGTTTGTTTTGTTTGGCATATATGGAGCCGCTAAGGCTATTTATTCAACCGTTCCAATCATTAGGAAGAGAGCCCAGGGGTAAGCTATTTGAAATGTATTTTGTTGGAAATCCCGGCGGAGGAACAAACAGTTAATGGGGATAGATAAAGATGCATGTATTC
This window encodes:
- a CDS encoding DUF1673 family protein, with translation MNLNTEYIKKLMGWCPYAKTTGVGPRLSPDNFEANDRSGGEKGDRPGREKPLIKRNSKQFLISFFVSICIIISGTASTIMESFMNFVFVLMGFGLLLDTLSKSETNAKSSKLMSICSVVFWSAMCFGLHFYFKSSGSIVTAKLFVLFGIYGAAKAIYSTVPIIRKRAQG